The genomic DNA GGATCTGGACCTCACGGAGACACCGAGTCGCCGCGGCCTGGTCAATCTCCGTGGCTACTCCACGCTCCCGGCACAGTTGGGGACACGACGGGTGGTGACCGCCTAGAACCAGGCGTCCCGCATCTCCAGTGTCGTGCGGTCCAGCGACTCGAGCAGGTCCAATTGCGGTGCGGTCTTGGGCAATTCGAACCGGAAGAAGTAGCGGGCAGCCTGCCGCTTGCCGTCATAGAAATCGCCGTCTTTACCGGCGGCGGCGACGAACTGCTCGAGCCACAGCCACGCCACCACGATGTGCCCGAACGCTTCCAGGTAGACGTGGCTGTTGGCCATCACCGCGGGGATGTCGCCGGAACCGAACATGCCGCCGGTCACGGCGACCAGCCGCTGCCACGACGCATCGAGCGCGCCTGCCAGCTCGGCGCCTTCACCACCCAGCTCGCCGGCCGCGCGGACCGTCTCGGCGATGACCTGGCCCAGCGCCGCGAGGCTGGCCCCGCCGCGCTGAGTCACCTTGCGGCCCAACAGGTCCAGACTCTGGATACCGTTGGTGCCCTCGTGGATCGGGTTCAGCCGGTTGTCCCGGTAATGCTGCTCCACGTCGTATTCGCGGGTGTAGCCGTACCCGCCGTGCACCTGGATCGCCAGATTGTTGGCCTCCAGGCACCACTGCGACGGCCAGCTCTTCGCGATGGGGGTCAGGATGTCGATCAGCAGGCCGGCCGCATCAGCTTCGGCGTCCGACTCCGCGCTGTGCTGCACGTCCACCAGCCGCGCACAGTACAGACCCAGCGCCAGTCCGCCTTCGACATAAGCCTTCTGCGCCAACAGCATTCGCCTTACATCGGGGTGTTCGACGATGGGCACCTGCGGCGTCGTCGGGTCCTTGACGTCCAATGGGCGGCCCTGCGGCCGCTCCCGGGCGTACTGCACCGACTTGAGGTAGCCGGTGTAGCCCAGCGCGACCGCACCCAAGCCGACGGCCATTCTGGCCTCGTTCATCATCTGGAACATGTAGACGATGCCACGGTGCGGTTCACCCACCAGATAGCCGACCGCGCCGTTCTCGCCGCCCGGATTGAATTGCGTATCACCGAAATTCAGCACGGTGTTGGTGACACCGCGCTGCCCCATCTTGTGGTTGAGGCCGGCGATGGCAACGTCGTTGCGCTCGCCTATCGAGCCGTCGGAGTTCACCAGGTACTTGGGCACGATGAACAGCGAGATGCCCTTGGTCCCCGGCGGTCCGCCCGGAATCTTGGCCAGCACGAGGTTGACGATGTTGTCGGTGATCTCGTGCTCGGCGCCCGAGATCCACATCTTCGACCCGAACAGCCGGTAGGTGCCGTCGTCGCGCGGTTCGGCGCGCGTCGCGACGTCGGCCAGTGACGAGCCGGCCTGCGTCTCCGAGAGCGCCATGGTGCCCGAAAAGTGCCCCGTCAGCATGGGTTTGACGTAGGTCTCGATCTGCTCGGGCGTGCCGAATTTCGTCAGCAGGTTGGCGTTGGCGATGGTCAGCATCAGGTAGCCCGATGTCGATACGTTGGCCGCGGCGATCCAGGCGAATGCCGCCTGCGCGACGACGGCCGGCAGTTGCGCTCCGCCGACCGACTCGTCCATGGACATGCCGATCAGGTCGGCTTCGACGAATGCGTCCCAGGCCTCTTTGACCTCAGGGACCATCGTCACGGTCTGCCCGTCGAAGGTCGGCTCGTTGGCGTCGCTCTTCTTGTTGTGCGGCGCGAAGTAGCGTTCGGCCAGTTGCTCGCTGAGGTCCAGGACCCCGTCGAAGGTCTCGCGCGAGTGCTCGGCGAACCGCTTGCGGCTGGTCAGTTCATGGACCTTCAGCCACTCGTACAAGAGGAAGTCGAGGTCGCGGCGGGACAGCAGCAAGGATTTCATCGGACCTCGGTCACCTCTCGATCGCGGGTTCTATGCGCCGCCGCCGAGGGGGTCCTCGGTGCGGATCGTTTCGTCGCGGATCAGGCCGCGCAGCAGTGCCGTGCTGAACTCGACGGCGATCTCGGAGGCCGTGCGCCGGCCGTGCGGCCGCAGCCACCGGTAGGCGCCCAGCGTCATCCCGATGTAGCCCAGCGCCAGCACATGCGAGTCGCAGTCGTTGAACTCGCCACTGGCGATGCCGCGGTCGATCACGTCGCGGACGTGCTCGTAGACGGTCGTCTCCGCCTTGCGGATGTATGCGACCTGCTCCTCGGTGAACCACTCGGTGATGTACGGCCCCTCCTGGAAGTACACCGCCGCGGATTCCAGGTCGGTGGCGATGCCGGTCAGCAAGCGCCGAGTGAAGTTGAAGATGGTCTCGCGCGCTGAGGCGGTCGGGTCGTCATGCAGGGCATCGACGGTGAAGTCGGCGGTCGACTTGTAGATGTCCCAGAGGATCAGCGACTTACTGGCGTAGTAGTGGTAGACGGTCGCCTTGTTCAGCCCGACGGCGTCGGCGACGTCGTCCATGCGGGTCCCGTGGTAGCCGCGGGCCGCGAACAACTTGGCGGCGACCGCCAGCAACTCCTCGCGCCGCGACGTGCCGTTCGACCCGTTCGACGCAGCCGACGCCCCCGCGGGCGATCCCGTGGCAGAACCTTTTGTCGACGACTCTGTGGACATGTCAGCTCACTCTATGCAGCCGGGCTTCGGCCCGGGACCCAATCAACTGGTTGGCCAGTCTATGCCGTGGCATCTCGTCGGCCGATCTGCCACTCGCAACGGGGAGCCAGCAGCTAAACTCGCGAGTAACAAGCTTGTCGGTTGGAGGTACTGATGGATCCGAGCCCGGACTACGACGCGAGCGACGAGGTCGAGTACTTCTTCAACTGGGTCCCGTGGGGCCTGCGCGGCGTATACCCGCCCCCGGCGTACCCCCCGGTGTAACCACCCCAGAATTCCACCATTCCGACCGGTGTGTTGGCGCGCTGCGTCCCACCGGTCGGAATTGCTGTACCCAAATCCGTGCCGATGACGTAGACATATCCAGGCAATGCTGGCCAGTGGATTTTTGGTCGCATTATGAGCGACTGCTAATTTATAAGCGATTGCTAACTGGTATAGGGGGGCAAGAGCACCGTCCCGAGGTGGATGGGGGAGACTCTTGCAAGCAAACCAACACAGATCGGATCGGATTCGATGATCATCGGGATTCCCCGCGAGTCTCTGGCTGGTGAGACGCGGGTTGCCGCCACTCCTGCAACTGTCGGGCAGCTGATCAAGCTCGGCTATTCGGTAGTGGTTGAGTCCGGCGCCGGCGACTTGTCCAGCTTCGCCGACGCCGCCTATGTAGAGGCCGGCGCCGACATCGGCTCCCCCTGGGCCGCCGACATCGTGCTCAAGGTCAACGCCCCCGACGACGGCGAGATCGCCGCGCTCAAGGACGGCGCCACCCTGGTCTCGCTGATCTCCCCCGGGCTCAAGCCCGAACTGGTCGAGAAGCTCGCCACCCGCCCGATCACGGTGCTGGCCATGGACGCGGTGCCGCGTATCTCCCGCGCCCAGTCCCTGGACGTGCTGTCGTCGATGGCCAACATCGCCGGCTACCGCGCCGTCGTCGAGGCCGCGCACGCCTTCGGCCGGTTCTTCACCGGCCAGGTCACCGCCGCCGGCAAGGTCCCGCCGGCCAAGGTCCTCGTCGTCGGTGCCGGTGTCGCCGGCCTGGCCGCGATCGGCGCCGCCGGCTCGCTCGGCGCCGTCGTGCGAGCCACCGACCCCCGCCCCGAGGTCGCCGACCAGGTCGCCTCTCTCGGCGGCGAGTACGTGTCCGTCGATCCCAACGCCGGCGAGGTGTCCGCGACGGGCTACGCCAAGGAAATGGGCGACGACTACAAGGCCCGCGAGGCCGAGCTGTACGCCGAGCTGGCCAAAGACGTCGACATCATCATCACCACCGCGCTGATCCCGGGCCGCCCGGCGCCGCGGATCATCACCGCCGACATGGTCGCCTCGATGAAGCCCGGCTCGGTGATCGTCGACATGGCCGCGGCCAACGGCGGCAACGTCGAAGGCACCGTCAAGGACCAGGCCATCGTCACCGCGGGCGGTGTGACGATCATCGGCTACACCGACCTGGCCGGCCGCCTGCCCGCGCAGGCTTCTCAGCTGTACGGCACCAACCTGGTCAACCTGCTCAAGCTGCTCACCCCGGAGAAGGACGGCCAGGTCGTCCTGGACTTCGACGACGTGGTGCAGCGTGGCGTGACCGTCGTGCGCGACGGCGAGATCACCTGGCCCCCGCCGCCGGTGCAGGTCTCCGCCGCCCCCGCCGCGCAGCCTGCCGCCGCGCCCGCGGTGTCTCAAGCCAAGGAGCCGATGACCACCGGGCGTCGCCTCGGCATCACCTTCGGTGCCGCCGCGGTGCTGTTCTTACTGATCGCCGCCTCCCCGGCCGCCCTGCAGGTCCACCTGACGGTGTTCGCCCTGGCAATCGTGATCGGCTACTACGTGATCGGGCACGTGCACCACGCCCTGCACACCCCGCTGATGTCGGTGACCAACGCGATCTCCGGAATCATCGTGGTCGGCGCGCTGCTGCAGATCGGGCACCACAACACCCCGATCACCGCCCTGGCTGGCGTCGCGATTCTGCTCGCCAGCATCAACGTCTTCGGTGGCTTCGCGGTGACCCGCCGCATGCTGGCCATGTTCTCCCGCAGCTAACCCCTGCTGACCTAAAGAACCTTTGGAACGGATTCATGTTCAACGCAGAAACCATCACCAACGTGGCGAACGCGGCGTACGTCGTCGCCGCCCTGTTGTTCATCCTCGCTCTGGCCGGCCTGTCCAAGCACGAGACCTCCAAGGCCGGTAATGCCTTCGGCATGGCCGGCATGGGCGTCGCCCTGGTCGCCACCATCGTCCTGGCCATCAACAAGCAGATCGAGCCCCTGGGCCTGGCGCTGCTGATCGGCGCCATGGCCGTCGGTGCCGCCATCGGTCTGTGGCGCGCCAAGGTCGTCGAGATGACCGGCATGCCCGAGCTGATCGCGCTGCTGCACAGCTTCG from Mycolicibacterium phocaicum includes the following:
- a CDS encoding Re/Si-specific NAD(P)(+) transhydrogenase subunit alpha; its protein translation is MIIGIPRESLAGETRVAATPATVGQLIKLGYSVVVESGAGDLSSFADAAYVEAGADIGSPWAADIVLKVNAPDDGEIAALKDGATLVSLISPGLKPELVEKLATRPITVLAMDAVPRISRAQSLDVLSSMANIAGYRAVVEAAHAFGRFFTGQVTAAGKVPPAKVLVVGAGVAGLAAIGAAGSLGAVVRATDPRPEVADQVASLGGEYVSVDPNAGEVSATGYAKEMGDDYKAREAELYAELAKDVDIIITTALIPGRPAPRIITADMVASMKPGSVIVDMAAANGGNVEGTVKDQAIVTAGGVTIIGYTDLAGRLPAQASQLYGTNLVNLLKLLTPEKDGQVVLDFDDVVQRGVTVVRDGEITWPPPPVQVSAAPAAQPAAAPAVSQAKEPMTTGRRLGITFGAAAVLFLLIAASPAALQVHLTVFALAIVIGYYVIGHVHHALHTPLMSVTNAISGIIVVGALLQIGHHNTPITALAGVAILLASINVFGGFAVTRRMLAMFSRS
- a CDS encoding TetR/AcrR family transcriptional regulator produces the protein MSTESSTKGSATGSPAGASAASNGSNGTSRREELLAVAAKLFAARGYHGTRMDDVADAVGLNKATVYHYYASKSLILWDIYKSTADFTVDALHDDPTASARETIFNFTRRLLTGIATDLESAAVYFQEGPYITEWFTEEQVAYIRKAETTVYEHVRDVIDRGIASGEFNDCDSHVLALGYIGMTLGAYRWLRPHGRRTASEIAVEFSTALLRGLIRDETIRTEDPLGGGA
- a CDS encoding acyl-CoA dehydrogenase, whose product is MKSLLLSRRDLDFLLYEWLKVHELTSRKRFAEHSRETFDGVLDLSEQLAERYFAPHNKKSDANEPTFDGQTVTMVPEVKEAWDAFVEADLIGMSMDESVGGAQLPAVVAQAAFAWIAAANVSTSGYLMLTIANANLLTKFGTPEQIETYVKPMLTGHFSGTMALSETQAGSSLADVATRAEPRDDGTYRLFGSKMWISGAEHEITDNIVNLVLAKIPGGPPGTKGISLFIVPKYLVNSDGSIGERNDVAIAGLNHKMGQRGVTNTVLNFGDTQFNPGGENGAVGYLVGEPHRGIVYMFQMMNEARMAVGLGAVALGYTGYLKSVQYARERPQGRPLDVKDPTTPQVPIVEHPDVRRMLLAQKAYVEGGLALGLYCARLVDVQHSAESDAEADAAGLLIDILTPIAKSWPSQWCLEANNLAIQVHGGYGYTREYDVEQHYRDNRLNPIHEGTNGIQSLDLLGRKVTQRGGASLAALGQVIAETVRAAGELGGEGAELAGALDASWQRLVAVTGGMFGSGDIPAVMANSHVYLEAFGHIVVAWLWLEQFVAAAGKDGDFYDGKRQAARYFFRFELPKTAPQLDLLESLDRTTLEMRDAWF